Within Paeniglutamicibacter psychrophenolicus, the genomic segment CTCGCACGTCCACCTTGGCTCGCTCGGCGCCCGGCTCAACGGGCTGGACCTGGGCGGCGCCCGCAGCGTCGGCGAGGTGCTCGAGGCCGTTGCCGCCGCGGCAACGACGGGCAGCGGCATCCTCCTGGGTGCCGGGTGGGACGAATCGACCTTCGGCGACGGCACGTTGCCCACCTCCGGGCAGCTGCAGCAGGCGGCCCCCGACCGCGAGGTCTACCTGGCGCGCGTCGATGTCCATTCGGCCCTCATCAGCCCCAAGCTGGCCATGCGCTTCGGACTGTCCGAAGGTCCCGAATACACCGGCGCCCTGGTCCGCGGGAAGGCCCACGGGCGCATCCGGGATGCCATTTTCGCCTTTGACGAAGCCACCAGCTCCGAGAACCGCAATCGTGCCCTGGCACACCTGGCCTCCACCGGGCACGGGACGGTCGTGGAGATGGCTGCCGGTCAGATCTCCGGCCGCGCGGACCTCGAGGCGTTGCTGGCCCGCACCGACGCGGAAAAGGCCGCAACCCCCGAGGTCTTTGCCTACTGGGCGGAACTCGTGGGCACCGAGGACGAAGCCCGCACGCTGCTGGCCTCGTTCAATTCCGGTGCAGTGGTCGGACTGGGCGGGGACTTGAACATCGACGGATCGATCGGTTCGCGCACCGCGTTGCTCCGGCAGGACTATGCCGACGCCGCCGGCGAACGGGGCACCTCCTACCTTGGCATTGAGCAGATCAGCGCGCACGTGGCGGCTTGTTCCCTGGCCGGGATCCAGGCTTCGTTCCACGTCATCGGGGATGCAGGTCTCGATTTGGCTCTTGAGGGCTTTGCCAAGGCAGCCGAATCCGTGGGCCTGGCCAAGGTCCAGGCCGGGCGGCACCGTCTGGAGCACGTGGAAATGGTCGACGCGGCCGCACGCGCCCGGATGCTGGACTTCGCCTTGACCGCATCCATGCAGCCGGGATTCGACGCGGCTTGGGGAGGGGAAGGCGGCCTGTACGCCCAGCGACTGGGCGATTCCCGGGCTGCCGGAATGAACGGCGTGGGGCAGTTCCTCTCGGCAGGCGTCCCGGTGGTCATCGGCTCCGATGCACCCGTCACCGTGGCCAGCCCGTGGGCAGCGGTTAAGGCCTGCCTGGAATTGAGTGATCCGCAGGCACGCATCTCGGCCAGGGCGGCATTCATGGCCCACACCCGCTCCGGTTTCCGTGCCCTGGGGTCGCCGAATCCGATGGCGGGGCAGCTGGTCAACGGCGCCGAGGCCACGTTTGCGATTTGGGATGCCGCCGAGCTTTCCGTGCAGACACCTGACCTCCGCGTCTCGTCGTGGAGCACCGATGCCCGCGCCGGCACCCCGATGCTCCCGGTGCTGGAAGACGAACTGCCCAATTGCCTGCGCACGGTGCGTGCCGGCAACGTGATCTTCGACGCGATGGGCGCGGCTTAGGCGGATCGGGGCTTCCCCGCCCATGGGTTCAGGGAAACAGCGTTTTGGCAAGGTCTGAATCGAAGTGTTTGCGCGACGCTTCGGCAAGTTACTCGAATGCCGGTCAGCCCGCCATATATCGGTTGACCTGATCGAATTCACGTAGCCAGTGGTCCGGAAACGGTTGACAGCTAAAAACTGGACGGTAGGCTGTAACCAGTGTCTGATCCTTCGATCCGGCTTACCGGTATTCCGGTCCGCAAGAACAAATTGACCCCGTTGGCATTAGATAACACCTTCTTGGCCGCTTGTCGGTCGGGAGGGACGGACCGAAGCCGCGGGGTCGATTTGTGTGCTCCGCCGATTGGTTGAATCGTCTTGCGCATCACACGGCGGGGAGCCGGGTTTCGGGGGAGCGGTTGCGTATAATTGTGCACTGACCCCCACCCGATCCCTGAAGCCAGCCGCAGCGGGTTAACGCTATGCGGCATGTTGGCACTTGGCCCCTTGAGGCCCTCTTCCGCGGATCGTTCCATCAGCAGAAAGGGACTGCCGCGTGCGCGTAGTCACGATCATTCCGACCTACAACGAGCTTGAATCGCTGCCCATCACCGTGGGCCGCTTGCGTGCCGCGGTGCCTGATTCGGATGTCTTGATCGTTGACGACAACTCCCCGGACGGCACCGGCGCCCTGGCAGACAAGATGGCCGCCGAGGACAAGTCCATCCACGTCATGCACCGCACGGGCAAGGCCGGCCTGGGCGCCGCCTACCTGGCCGGGTTCCGCTGGGCCTTGGACGCCGGATACGACGTCCTGGTGGAGATGGATGCCGATGGTTCACACAAGCCCGAGCAGCTTCCGCTGCTGCTGGCGGAAATCCCCAAGGGCGCTGACCTGGTCATCGGTTCGCGTTGGGTCAAGGGCGGCTCGGTCGTCAACTGGCCGCTGCACCGCAAGATGATTTCCCGCGTGGGCAGCTTCTACTCCCGCACCATGCTGGGTGTGAATCTGCGCGACATCACCGCCGGCTTCCGCGCGTTCCGCCGCGAGACCCTCGAGGCACTGGACTTCAATGCCATCGAATCGGTTGGCTACGGCTTCCAGGTCGACATGACCTTCCGCGTGGCCCAGCTGGGCAAGAAGATCGTCGAGGTGCCGATCACCTTCGTCGAACGCGAGCTTGGTGTCTCGAAGATGAGCGGAAACATCGTGGTCGAGGCCATGCTGAACGTGACCCGGTGGGGCCTGAGCGCCCGCTGGAAGAAGCTGACCGGCCGCAAGTAAGCACCCCTCGGCCGCATCCCGGATGCGGCCGGACATGGCGAGGGCCCGAATGGATGATCCATTCGGGCCCTCGCCCTTGCTGCAAAAAGAGGGGTGTTGTTAGCCCTTCAATGCTGCCTGGGCTGCACCACGAGTGGTACGCAGCTTATCCAAGCGATCCTTCAGAATCGTTTCCAATTCCTCGATGGAACGACGCTCGAGGAGCATGTCCCAGTGGGTGCGCACCGGCTTCTCGGTGCTCTCTTCTTCTTGGACTTCACCGTTGACCAGCTTGGCAACCTTGCCGGTCTTGGACATCCAGGTTGCCGGGATATCTGCCTCAGCGGCAAAAATCACGAACACCTGCTCGCCGTCTTCGCAACGATATTCAACGCGCTGGCGCGCTGCTGGCTCCACGCCAGCCTCAGTTTCCATGCTTTGTGCGCCAAGGCGCATTCCTCGCAGGCTGCGATCGCTCATGTTGTCTCCCTACTGCGATTACATACGGGTTCGGCTACCGATTTCAACGTCCCGGTTCAGCGTAAAATTCCCGCGGGGCGCAAGTCTCGAAGTTTCCATTATACGGCCCAAACGCGGCTTCGGGCGGGCATCCTCGTTTGTGAGGTCGCCCGCCCGATATTTTGCCGCCTGAAACAGGTCGTTACATCAGGGTGTTGCTGGTGCCTTCCGGCTTCTGGTCGTCGCCCGGGCCTTCGTTGAAGTTGCCCAGCGCCCCGCCGATCCCCTTCAGGGCCTCGCCGACCTCGCTGGGAATGATCCACAGCTTGTTGGCGGAGCCTTCGGCGATCTTCGGCAGCATCTGCAGGTACTGGTAGGCCAAAAGCTTCTGGTCCGGCTTGCCGGCGTGGATCGCGTCGAAGACCTTCTGGATGGCCGCCGACTCGCCGTCTGCACGCAGGATCGCTGCCTTGGCGTCGCCTTCCGCCTTCAGGATGGATGCCTGGCGTTGGCCCTCGGCGGTAAGGATTGCCGACTGCTTGGTGCCTTCGGCCGTGAGGATCGCTGCACGGCGGTCGCGCTCTGCACGCATCTGCTTCTCCATGGAATCCTGGATCGACAACGGTGGATCGATGGCCTTGAGCTCGACACGGGAGACGCGGATGCCCCACTTGCCGGTGGCCTCGTCAAGGACGCCACGCAGCTGGCCGTTGATTTGGTCGCGGCTGGTCAGCGCCTCTTCGAGGTTCAGGCCGCCGACGACGTTACGAAGCGTGGTGGTCGTCAGCTGCTCCACTGCCTGGATGTAGTTCGCGATTTCGTAGGTTGCTGCACGCGGCTCGGTGATCTGGAAGTAGACCACGGTGTCGATGGAAACAACCAAGTTGTCCTCCGTGATCACCGGCTGCGGCGGAAAGCTCACAACCTGTTCGCGAAGGTCCAGCATCGGCAGCAAGCGGTCAACAAACGGAATCAAGATCGTCAGCCCGGGAAGCAGGGTGCGGTGGTACTTGCCCAGTCGCTCCACGATCCCGGCCCGCGCCTGCGGCACGATGCGCACGGAGCGCAGCAGCACGATGATCACGAAGATTGCCAGTACTACCAGGACGACCGTGAGGCCAAGGCCCGATGTTTGCATCTCTTCTCTCTTTCGTTGGGGCGCCATGTTCCAGGCGCCGAAAACTTGTCTTGGAGTTGCTAGTCCAGGCCGGGCATTTGGGTGCGGAGCGTGATGTAGGCCGTTGCCCCTTCGATGCGGACCACCGAGCCATAGGTGCCCGGCTGCAGGGCGACATCGTCCTCGGTCCGTGCCGACCAGGTTTCCCCGCCGATCTTGGCACGCCCGTTCATCCTGGAGGTGGGCTCCAGGACCAGGGCGTCTTCGCCGATGAGCCGATCGACATTGGTGCGCAGCCCTTCGGGGTCCTTACGCAGGTGCCGCAGCGCGATGGGGCGCACCAGCATGATCATGAGCAGCGCCGTGACGCTGAAGACCACCATCTGCAACCAGAATTCCCCGCCAAGCAGCGCAACGGTCACGCCGCCCAGGGCCCCGACCCCAAGCATGATGAAGTACAGGTCAAGGGAAATCATTTCGATGATGGCCAGCAAGAGGAAGAGCGCCAGCCAAACAACCCATGCGTTGGTTACGAGCCAGTCGTACATTGTTGCCCCTTAAGTCCAGATGTGTTGGATACACACCAACCTCTATGCCTTCCATTTTGCCCGATGGGCATGCCGAATCGAATCAGCACAAGGGACGATGTTCCGCTTCGGGCCCCTCATCACTGCGATGAGGGGCCGCCCGGCGACGGCGTTTTGGGCGCTCAGCCGATCCGGCGGAATTCCTGGATGCGGAACGCCGCGGTGACAAGCGTGGCGGTTCCGGCATCCGCGAGTCGGCTGCGCAGGGTCTCGGGGTTCAGGTGGTGCCCGGCCGGGCCCATCATGGCCAGCTCGAAGGCGGCCTCCGGATCCAGCACGAGGGGGATCTTGACCTCTTCGGTGGCCCGAAGCTCGAAGCGCCCGCCCATCGATGCCACGACGCCCGCGGCCTTGTCGGCGGCGATCCCCAGCAGGCCCAGCAACGCCGCACCCTCGGCCAGGTGGCCGGGCAGCGGGGTCACGACCATGGCTGTTCCGCCCGGGCGCAGCACCCGGGCGAATTCGGCACCGTTGTGCGGGGAGAAGATGTTCAGCACGACATCGAAGGATTCGTCCTCCAGCGGCAGCTCGCGCCACAGGTCCCACACCAGTGCCAGGGTGTCGGGGAGTTTCGCCGCGCGGCGCATCGCGTAGCGGGAGATGTCCAGTGCCACGGCGCTGGACGCCGATGTCCCGGGCAGGGCCTGCAGGACCTGGCGGAGGTAGTAGCCGGTCCCGGCGCCCGCATCGAGAAGCCGGGGGCGCTCGTTTCCCCGCAGGGCGTTGCGGACCCGGTGGCCCAGGGCCTCGGCCAGGGATTCGTAGTGCCCGGCGTCCAGGAAGGAGGCCCGGGCAGCGACCATGGACGCCCCGTCCTCGGTGAAGTTGGTTCCCTTGCCGGTGAGCAGGTTGAAATAGCCCTGTTTTGCGGCGTCAAAGCGGTGCCCGGCCTCGCACCCCAGACGTGCCGGGCGGCCCGGCTGGTGCTGCAGGGACAGCCCCAACTTGCAGACGGGGCAGCGAAGTCCCTGGTCGAGAGGTGTTGGCTGCTGCACGTGTGTCCTTCGTCTCAGTGAATTCGATAGGCTAGCGCAGTGAAACCAGAGCAACTAGAACTACTGACTACTGTATCGGCGCCCAGCCTGAGCCCGGATGCAGGCCATGCCGTGGTGTCCGCCTCCCGGCCCAGCTTCGCCTCCGATTCATACGTGGGCCAGTTGTGGCTGCTGCAGCTCGACGGCTCCGCCCCGCCCCGGCGGTTGACCCGTGGAGAATCCGACAGCGGGCCGCGGCATTCCCCGGACGGCACCTGGATCGCCTTCCTGCGCGCCGATGCGAAGGGCGTCGCCCAGCTGGCCCTGGTCGAGGCCGCCGGCGGCGAGCCGAGGGTGCTGACCGAACGGGCGCTGGGCGTTGGGGGTTTTGCCTGGTCCCCGGACGGCGGCTCGATTGCCTTTGTCTCCCGCACCCCCGAACCGGGCCGCTATGGCTCCATCGACGATGTCGGCGCCGGGGCCGAGGCCCCGCGGCACATCACCACCTTCAACTACCGCGGCGACGGGGTGGGCTTCACCGGGGACAAGGTCCAGGAACTGTTCACGCTGGATGTTCCGGACCATGAGAAGGAGCCGTTCATCCGTCCCCGGGGCCGGGCCGCCCACGGTCTCCACAAGGTGCCCAGCGGCCTGCCCGAGGTGACCGCGCGTGCACTGGCCGAGCAGGATGTGGCCGATCCCTGCTACAGCCCCGATGGGCGGTGGATATACTTTGCCGCCGCGCTGCACCAGGGGCATGACACGGACCTGCGGTCTCAGGTCTACCGGGTGCCCGCCGGCGGGGAAGCCCCGGCGGCGCCCGAGCTGGTGTTGGGCGCCGCGGACTCCGAGTGGGCCTACCGGGCCCCGCGGTTCAGCAACGACGGGGCAACCCTCTTTGCCCTGGGCCAGTTCGTGGGGGAGTCGGGCACGGACTTCCTGGCGCGGCAGGTCGCCGTGTGTGCCGTTGACGCCCAGGCCACGGGCGTGCGCGGGGCCTCGGTGCTGACCGACACCGAAACCGTCGACTACACCGAGTGCGAGCAACTCGTGCCCCACGGCGACTCCGGGGTCCTGGCACTGGCCCGGGTGCGAGGCACCGGGGAATTGCACCTGGTCACCGCCGGCGGCGAGAGCTCGGTGCTGGGAGCCGGCCCGCTGCTCATCCACGGGGCGGCATCGAGCGGGTCGAGGATCGTGGTGTCCTACTCTTCGGAGGAGTCACCGGGGGAGTGCGCCGCGCTGGAGGGCGGTTCGTTGCGCCGGCTGACGGAGTTCGGGAACGCACTGCGGCGGCAAACCACCGTCAGCGCCCCGCGCGAGGCCAGCTTCACCGCTCCGGACGGGTACCCGGTCCACGGCTGGATCCACCTGCCGCAGGGCCCCGGTCCGCACCCGGTGCTGCTGAACATCCACGGCGGTCCGTTCTCGCAATACGGGCCCGCCTACTTTGACGAGGCGCAGGTCTATGCAGCGGCCGGGTACGCGGTGCTGCAATGCAACCCGCGCGGCAGTTCGAGCTACGGGCGGGCACACGGGACGGCCATCAGGCACGCGATGGGCACCGTGGACCTGCAGGACGTCATGGCCTTCCTTGACGGTGCCTGTGCGAGCGAGCCGGAATTGGATGAGGGACGAGTGGGTGTCCTTGGCGGTTCCTACGGCGGGTACCTGACCGCCTGGACCATTGCCCATGAGCACCGCTTTGCCGCTGCCATGGTGGAACGCGGGTTCCTGGATCCGCTGTCCTTTGTGGGCACCAGCGACATCGGCTGGTTCTTCGCCGAGGCCTACACCGGATCGGATCCCGAGCGGGTTGCCGCCCAGTCGCCGATGGCCAAGATCGGACAGGTGCGCACCCCGACGTTGGTCATGCACTCCGAGGGCGACTTCCGTTGCCCGGTGGAACAGGCCCAGCGGTACTACGTGGGCCTGAAGCAGCGCGGGGTGCCGGCAAAGTTCGTGCTGTTCCCGGGCGAGAGCCACGGGCTCAGCCGGGGAGGGTCCCCGTGGCACCGTCGCCAGCGTTTTGAGGCAATCCTGGAGTGGTTCAATCTGTATTTGCCGGTCAACTGATCCGCGAACCGAACGGGCTCGTAGCCACCCGACGGTGGTCACCGTCGGGTGGAATGGATCCGGTGAATGCCGCCATGCCACCCTGGGGATTGACCGGCCTGGGAACGAATGCGGGCCATCGGCGCCCACAACGTCCCTTGGAGTCCAGGTTCCCGGTTCCGGACGGCGGTCATGCAGCTTGCCCTGGCGGCACCGGGGTGTGCCCGGCGTTTCGGCCGGAACCCGACTCTGGCTAGGCGCGTTCCGGATCCGGGTCTTAATGGCGCAGCGGGCACCGTAATTGCCCGTGGGTGATCGTTCCGGATCGGTCGCCCATGGCTCAGCAGCTAAAAACCCAGCCCGACGCGTGCCTGGTCGATTCCGGGATTCGCCCAGCGCGGATACTCGTGGTTGGCGCACAGCGACCGGGTCAGTGCCTTGTCGATGTAGACGGTGCCATCCAGGTGGTCGGTCTCGTGCTGGAAGATCCGCGCCTGCCATCCGGAGAAGTTCCTCCGCCGGGGGACTCCGTCGGCGTCAAGAAAGCTGGTGGAAATGTCGGCGGGCCGCTCCACCACGCCCTGGTATCCGTTGAACGACAGGCAGCCCTCGTAGAAAGCGGCCGTGCGGTCGCCGACCGGCCGGTAATGCGGATTGATGATCTCCAGGTAGTCCAGCGGCTCCCGCTCGCGTGCAGTTGCGATTTCGGGGTTGGTTTCGTAGAGATCCTGAAGCACGGCAATCCGCAAGGGGATGCCCAGCTGCGGTGCGGCCAGGCCGACGCCCGGAGCATCGAGCATTACCGTGCGCATGGCCCCCAGGAATCCTTGCAACAGTTCGGGCCCGAGTTGGCCGTCGAGCTCATTGGCCCGCATCCTCAATACCGGGTGCCCGAGCTGGACGATCGGCGGCATCTCGCCCGAGTCAACGAGGTCGACGAGGCGGGTAACTTCGCTGTGGATCCAGGCGGGGGAGTAGGGGGCCAATCCAGCGTTGTTTAAGTCGTCCATTGATTCTTTGCTCATGCGTTGGCGCCTTGGGTGGTTGGTTGTGTGGCGGAGGTTTGCAAGGCGTTCAGCCGGCTGGCCAGGCGTGCGGCGTCCAGCTCCGGCAGGTGGCCCAGCGACTCCGAGAAGTCGTCCTGCACCAGCAGGTCTAGGCGGATGTTGTGGTCGTACAGGACGTCGATGGCGTTGGCGAGGCGGCGCAGCCCAAACGGGGTCATGGCGGCAGCACCTGGCACGCCGGAAACAACCCAGTGATTGAACTCCTTGGCCAGTTCGAGGTAGTCAAGCGTTGAAGTCAAAGATTCGCACAGATCGCCAAATTCGAACCAAAGTTGCCCGGGGACAGCCCGGAGTGCACGGATGTGATGGCTGGTGGGCTTGAGGCTGGCCACCTCGTGCTCCGCCGGTGCGCTGAGTCCAATCCGGTGCAATTCAGCGGCGGCGGGGGCAACCAGGATGCTGCCGGTGTTGTAGCCGTGGCGCTGGGCATCGGCGACATCGATGCTGCGGTAGTCACGCTGGGCATCGAGCTCGTGGACATCCATGTGCTCGCGGATCTCGGCAATCGTGGGCAAGATCAGGTGATGGTAGTACTCGTCGGCCAGAAGTTCCTCGGGAGGATAGTTCGAGGTGGTGACCAACAGAATCCGACGACCCATGATGAACTTGAACATCCGCGCCAGTAGCATCGCGTCGCCGGGGTCGTTGCAGTGGAACTCGTCGAAGCAAAGAACCTCGACGTTGCCCAGGATCGCCTCGATGGACTGCTCAATGGCGCTGGTTCGTGCCGCCACCCGGTCCATGCGTCCCCGGCCGTTGCCGAGCGCCCCTGGCTCCTCGATCTGGGCCAGGGCGGTCGCCGTGGCCTTGTGCGCGGTGGCGTGCAGCTCCCTGAAGAATTCATGGAAGTGGAATCGCCGCTTGTTGTTGGTTGGAAGGGCATCGAAGAAGGCGCCCAGGATCCAGGTTTTTCCCCGGCCGGGAGGCCCCCACAGGTAAACGTGGTCACCGGAGGGGGATTGGCGCTGCCGGGACAGGTGCCGCTGCGCCTTTCGTGCCAGCAAACCGATCGTGCCGCGTTGCTGCGGGTCGAGGCCCAAGCCCTCGGCCACGGCACGCTCGAGAATGACGTCCTGTATTCCTCGCGGGGCGCCGGCATGTGCACCTGCATGGACGTCTGAATATTGATGTGGCATACCATCGAGTTTCCCTGAATAACTATGCAAGCGCCAAAACAGGCCGAAAAGTAGTTATGTCAACCAATAGTTATCCCTGCCAACGACGCGGAGGAGCGGCAGAAACACGCAGGTTCCACAGAGATACTCCAGGATTTTCCACTTTTGGTCGGCGCCTGCCGCCGGCGGGCACCGAAGTCCGTTGGCGCGCTCGGCGCGGGACCACGGGCGGTTGCCGACGCGCCGCACGCCGAAAACGAAAAAAGCGGTATTTTCGGGGGAGTCGGACACAATTGAGGCAGGCATCTGGATGTGCTGGAATGTGCGGATTTCACCACTTTCAGATCCCTGGGCATTGCGCCGATAATCTACATTATGTCAAGTTGGCTTTAGGGGGCACTCCCCAGCGAGTGAACTGGGCCCCGAATGTTGTTGTCCTGTCTCATTACAGGTGAGGCAATCTCACTACACCCGAAGCATTAGGTGATTTTGTCTCACTACATCCGAAGCATCCGCTGGTTTTGTCTCACTACACCCGAGGCAAACATGCTTCTGTCTCACTACACCCGAAGCATCCGCCGCTTTTGTCTCACTACACCCGAAGCATTCGGGCGTTCTCGGCTTACACTGGGTGCCATGGGACGCGCGCTGTTGGCGTCCGACGTGGAAGCCGGGCCCAAGGATCCTGCAGGTTCCCTGATCTTCAGGGAGCAATTTTCCTCCGCCACGACCAGCGACCTTCTGGCGCACTGCTGGGCAACCGACTTCGAGAACTCCCCGCCGGTTCGCCGCGTTGCCGCGTACAAGGGACAACGCAATTTCTCCGGCCTCTGGTGGTGCGCCTCCACCAACCGGCATGTCGGCTTCGAGTCCTGGCTGGAACGCGACCACCTGATACGCCTGGATCTTGATGCCAAAGTCACGGGCATTGCCTCCCAGCCCTTCAGGATCAAGCTTCCGAAGCCACTCCCCCAAACCTGGCACGTTCCCGACTACTTTGTCCGCCGAGCCGACGGCACCTGCCTTGTGATCGATGTCCGACCAGACGCCAGGGTCAAGGCCGAAGACCAGCTCGTTTTTGATGCCACTGCAAACCTCTGCGCGACGGTGGGATGGGACTACCGCCGCCTGGGAGACCTTCCCTGCGTGGGGCGTGCCAACCGCCACTGGATTGCTGGATATCGGCATCCACGGTGCCGCAACCAGGAAACGGCCAACGCGGCATTGCGGCGCTTGAACCATGATGGGCCTTCCACCATCAGGGATACAGCCCAAAGATTGGGTGATCCGGTGCTCGTGCTTCCCACGATTTTCCACCTGATGTGGTGCCAAGAAGTCAAGGTTGACTTGGATTTTCACCGGTTGCACCTGGACAGCGAGGTTTGGGCAGGCGGGACGCCATGAAGCCAATACCCGGGGCGTTGAGCATTGGCCAGGACATCGAACTGCACGGCACCAGGTTCCAGGTGAATGCCTTTGACGGTGGTGCGGTGGTTCTCTCGGCGCCAGGCTCGGCGCCGGCGATGATCAAGATCGGCGCGCTTTACGCCGATCCAAGCTTCAAGATCCTTGACCAGCCAAAGGTCCGCCGACGGTTCACCGGATCATCGCCGCTCTTTGATTCCCTGCCGCCCGCCGTCCGGGATCGTGCCCGGTGGCTTGAAGGACACATCACCGAGGTGCTGGATGGCGTTGCCCTTAATGAGGACGCCGAGCGCCCGCCTCGGAGCGAATACAGCGTCACCGTGCACTCCTTGCGGCAGCGGGAAAAGAGCAAATGCGCCGAGTTGAAGCTGTTGGGTGAAGACATCAGTTTCAGCACCTTCCAGCGGCTTCGCATTGCCTATGAGCGCGAAGGCATCATCGGGCTCACGGATCAACGACTGAGCAGGGCAACGCCCCTGAGCGGGCAAACAGACCCACGGGTCGTCGAGGCCCTCCAAACGATGTTGGAGAGGAACATCCACGAATCCTCCGGAACGTTGGACCGCCTGATCCACCAGGTTCGCCATCAACTGGAGGAAGAACATGGGGTTGGCGTGGTGCCCGTTCCTTCCCGGGCCACCTTTCATCGACTGGTGAAGAAGCTTGCCCAGGGCAGGCATGCCACCGGGTCGGCCCGGACCCGAAGAACCCTGGCCCAGCAACCTGAGACCCCCTTTGGCAGCGTCTATCCCGTGCGTCCCGGGGAGTTGATGCAGATCGATTCGACTCCCCTGGATGTTGCCATCGAACTTGACGACGGGATCATCGGACGGGTTGAGCTGACCGCCTTGGTGGATG encodes:
- a CDS encoding TnsA-like heteromeric transposase endonuclease subunit; amino-acid sequence: MILSHYIRSIRWFCLTTPEANMLLSHYTRSIRRFCLTTPEAFGRSRLTLGAMGRALLASDVEAGPKDPAGSLIFREQFSSATTSDLLAHCWATDFENSPPVRRVAAYKGQRNFSGLWWCASTNRHVGFESWLERDHLIRLDLDAKVTGIASQPFRIKLPKPLPQTWHVPDYFVRRADGTCLVIDVRPDARVKAEDQLVFDATANLCATVGWDYRRLGDLPCVGRANRHWIAGYRHPRCRNQETANAALRRLNHDGPSTIRDTAQRLGDPVLVLPTIFHLMWCQEVKVDLDFHRLHLDSEVWAGGTP